A genomic stretch from Solea senegalensis isolate Sse05_10M unplaced genomic scaffold, IFAPA_SoseM_1 scf7180000015796, whole genome shotgun sequence includes:
- the LOC122762554 gene encoding claudin-20-like, producing the protein MLPAAIQILAFALALLGVLGATVATLLPNWTVSVGSWSGVMAPVSQMRGLWMDCVWYSSGIFSCTVQNSVLSLPPSLLTTRVAMVLTCMVASFGLCLASLGLKCTRWGGSHRAKGHTAIAAGACFVLASFLCLVPASWFTNEVITTFLTTGLPDSSKYQPGGALCVSFISAGFLLAAGVIFCLSCPGGRTRRPDDAETDGAQHGRRREEHGRRRREEQRRRREEQRRRQEQKAERVRPEQRENKSVRLQKDKPTPHRSPSKLLPKDVKDSYSLQEYV; encoded by the coding sequence ATGCTGCCCGCAGCCATCCAGATCCTGGCCTTCGCTCTGGCGCTCCTGGGCGTCCTCGGCGCCACCGTTGCCACTCTGCTGCCCAACTGGACGGTGAGTGTCGGCTCCTGGTCCGGCGTCATGGCGCCCGTCTCGCAGATGCGAGGCCTGTGGATGGACTGCGTGTGGTACAGCTCCGGCATCTTCAGCTGCACCGTGCAGAACTCGGTGCTGTCACTGCCTCCGTCCCTGCTGACCACGCGGGTCGCCATGGTTCTTACCTGCATGGTGGCGTCGTTCGGACTCTGCCTCGCGTCACTTGGACTCAAATGCACTCGCTGGGGCGGCAGCCACCGAGCAAAGGGGCACACGGCCATCGCCGCTGGCGCCTGCTTCGTCCTGGCGAGCTTCCTCTGCCTGGTCCCCGCGTCCTGGTTCACCAACGAGGTCATCACCACCTTCCTGACCACAGGGCTGCCGGACAGCAGCAAATATCAGCCAGGGGGCGCTCTCTGCGTCAGCTTCATCTCTGCCGGTTTCCTCCTGGCTGCGGGAGTCATCTTCTGCCTGTCCTGTCCCGGAGGACGAACGAGACGACCGGACGACGCTGAGACAGACGGAGCGCAGcacgggaggaggagggaggagcacgggaggaggaggcgggaggagcagaggaggaggcgggaggagcagaggaggaggcaggaaCAGAAGGCCGAGCGAGTACGACcagaacagagagagaacaaaagtGTTCGGCTGCAGAAGGACAAGCCGACGCCACACCGCTCTCCCTCCAAACTCCTGCCGAAAGATGTCAAGGACAGTTACAGCCTTCAGGAgtatgtgtga
- the LOC122762553 gene encoding rho guanine nucleotide exchange factor TIAM2-like isoform X2 has product MGNADSQSTVVAAAPPSCSFRFSSKGDEVPSARSWWRSNQACGRSHGGRSLKQTPHRNSRGSGRSTLGHVDSGAEGSGVCGERTCQQGGGSPKVLLSKDGSTRVEFTNSRVVAMEPEGFTSITTTAATAAVPDPSLRTSKGSLLSSDGSWYDSPWGGSAELVDNVIVCGRSADPSSGYATYASHHSENTAASDGTYTTIFSARVENISPGFNSTPLFPTADTDTAGYTTCSSGRTEDSGIGDSLILPPDLMDLNLISLPAALMDISVYSSHNALPAFPTVPDTPHTSFPSTACLDDVIQEEQDAGGASGQRYSSLTLPCRRSEPICSTTTRNNRKDFLKSRIQQLSDWTGSLSRKKRRIQEPYGGESTDVFTNRLTGGLVSSGAVWSSDQLHTMNYVPVVNPSSDDQRQNIYENFMQELETSCGGPANHTEPSEGEEEDEEEIDGEVKLGGGEQLDLLLEKEQGVVRRAGWLSFKALITISKDGKLELVARHKWRTYWVTLKGCTLLFHETYGRGDGGEHKRSPHYALLAEDSIVQAVPEHPKKEHVFCLSNSYGDVYLFQATNQTDLENWVTAVHSASATLLARQQGKEDTLRLLRVQSRSLLHKIDMDGKMKKMAELQLSVIKEHKNRKAVESQIQQWDQNLEKLNLDLFRLRCYLSSLQGGELPNPKSLLAVVSRASKSTLGRLGVFSVSSFHALVCSRDEEVLRRRRRSLSGGNSKRRSLLSSLKTLDKHNLNTTSTSSQVRDEPSVSVLDVFSLLLSRPDAQDFGLAVTGHVDGVGKSRVYVSEVDPRGLAALEGLRVGDQVLAVNGASVSALDLHLLQNLFTHQRLHLLLRRDTSHDPKDKPAPTTAAAALPEPADTTTWATEDSSLSDFAPPPVFDDITLCASDESTEQNMDRVYSLLQSFPEGRAADADVPKNPYDREAVFQPASPAHLSVCQRLRKVIEELVDTEKSYVKDLVCLLELYLTPLQNETFLSKEEMEALFGSLPEMLDFQRVFLQTLEEKIMSCPNFSRLEKPEHFKKLLFSLGGSFLYYADHFKLYSGFCANHIKVQKVLERAKTDDDFKRFLEMRNPTNQHSTCLESFLIKPVQRVLKYPLLLRELMVLTQRESPEHTHLTEALRAMEKVATHINEMQKIYEDFGCVFEQLAAEQSGRDKQVSDISMGEFLVRSSAVWLNPLPSLGRMRKEPELTLFVFKRAVILVYRENSKLKRRMKNAVRSADPDPLKFCWLIPPSAVQVRPAKTTGSESACVWELVHSRSEVKGHPETVFQLRSSGLESKASVLRSLRSVLRERACDGSLRSTRLSTAERRRQQRSRVHAHRATRPLEDRCMVGETRSEPLLPSHATCNVAGKRSRLCSLTSDLEAQLQKLNFTEEEVEPGAPNHSDGHKVAEKRRSSSLQRGDAKDASSERHFRVTSVHASTE; this is encoded by the exons ATGGGAAATGCAGACAGTCAAAGCACTGTCGTCGCAGCGGCCCCACCCTCCTGCTCATTCAGGTTCTCTTCCAAGGGGGACGAGGTTCCTTCTGCTCGCAGCTGGTGGAGGAGCAACCAGGCGTGCGGCAGGAGCCATGGGGGGAGGAGCCTCAAGCAGACTCCTCACAGGAACAGCAGGGGGAGCGGCAGGAGCACATTGGGGCACGTGGACAGCGGTGCAGAAGGTTCCGGTGTCTGTGGCGAGCGGACGTGTCAGCAGGGTGGTGGCAGCCCCAAAGTGCTACTCAGCAAAGATGGAAGCACGAGGGTGGAGTTCACCAACAGCAGGGTCGTTGCCATGGAGCCTGAGGGTTTCACCTCCATCACCACCACTGCTGCAACCGCTGCAGTCCCAGATCCCTCGCTCCGCACCAGTAAAGGGAGCTTGCTCAGCTCTGATGGCTCCTGGTACGACTCACCATGGGGGGGCAGTGCTGAGCTCGTTGACAATGTGATTGTCTGCGGGCGGAGTGCGGATCCCAGCAGCGGCTACGCCACATACGCCTCCCATCACTCAGAAAACACTGCCGCCAGCGACGGCACCTACACCACAATCTTCTCAGCTCGGGTGGAGAACATCTCACCCGGATTTAACTCCACCCCCCTCTTTCccactgcagacacagacactgcagGTTACACCACCTGTTCCTCTGGTCGGACCGAGGACAGTGGCATCGGAGACTCTCTGATCCTGCCGCCAGACTTGATGGATTTAAACCTGATTTCATTACCTGCTGCATTGATGGACATCAGTGTTTACAGCAGCCACAACGCGCTGCCCGCCTTCCCTACGGTTCCTGACACCCCCCACACCTCCTTCCCCTCCACTGCATGTTTAGATGATGTCAttcaggaggagcaggatgCGGGTGGAGCTTCGGGGCAGCGTTACTCCTCGCTCACTCTGCCGTGCCGCAGGTCTGAGCCCATCTGCAGCACTACCACCAGGAACAACCGCAAAGACTTCTTGAAGAGTCGAATCCAACAACTGAGTGACTGGACAGGAAGTCTGAGCAGAAAGAAGAGGCGGATCCAG GAGCCTTATGGCGGGGAGTCCACCGATGTTTTCACCAACAGGCTGACCGGGGGGCTGGTCAGCAGTGGCGCAGTGTGGTCATCTGACCAACTTCACACCATGAACTACGTCCCTGTCGTAAACCCGAGCAGTGACGATCAGCGGCAGAACATCTACGAGAACTTCATGCAGGAGTTGGAGACGAGCTGTGGTGGACCAGCTAACCACACTGAGCCttcagagggggaggaggaggatgaagaggagatAGATGGTGAAGTGAAGTTAGGTGGAGGAGAGCAGCTGGACCTCCTGCTGGAGAAGGAGCAGGGTGTGGTGCGACGGGCCGGCTGGCTCTCCTTCAAAGCACTCATCACCATCAGCAAGGACGGAAAACTAGAGCTGGTCGCCCGCCACAAGTGGAGGACTTACTGGGTCACACTGAAAG GTTGTACTCTGCTCTTTCATGAAACGTACGGGAGGGGCGACGGCGGTGAACACAAACGTTCTCCTCACTACGCCCTGCTGGCTGAAGACAGCATCGTCCAGGCTGTCCCCGAACATCCCAAGAAAGAACACGTCTTCTGTCTGAGCAACTCATACGGAGACGTTTACCTGTTTCAG gcGACCAACCAGACAGACCTGGAGAACTGGGTGACCGCCGTCCACTCGGCCAGCGCCACCCTGCTGGCGAGACAACAGGGCAAAGAGGACACGCTGCGTCTCCTGCGCGTCCAGAGCCGCTCGCTGCTGCACAAGATCGACATGGACgggaagatgaagaagatggcGGAGCTGCAGCTGTCCGTCATCAAGGAACACAAGAACAGGAAGGCCGTGGAGAGCCAG ATCCAGCAGTGGGACCAAAACTTGGAGAAATTGAACCTGGATCTGTTCAGACTCAGGTGTTACCTGTCCAGCCTGCAGGGTGGTGAACTTCCCAACCCTAAGAGCCTCCTTGCCGTCGTCAGCCGTGCCTCCAAGAGCACGCTAGGACGTCTGGGCGTCTTCTCTGTGTCCTCGTTTCACGCACTG GTGTGCAGCAGAGACGAGGAGGtgctgcggcggcggcggcgctcCCTGTCAGGAGGAAACAGCAAGAGGCGGAGCCTGCTGTCCTCACTGAAGACTCTGGACAAACACAACCTGaacacaacatcaacatcatctcAG GTGCGGGACGAGCCGTCCGTCTCCGTCCTCGATGtcttctctctgcttctgtctcGACCTGACGCTCAGGACTtcg GGCTGGCGGTGACGGGTCACGTGGACGGTGTCGGGAAGAGTCGCGTCTACGTCAGTGAGGTGGACCCGCGAGGACTCGCGGCCTTAGAAG GCCTCAGGGTCGGAGACCAGGTTCTGGCAGTGAACGGGGCCTCTGTGTCTGCACTGGACCTGCACCTGCTGCAGAATCTGTTCACCCACCAGAGGCTCCACCTACTTCTGAGGAGAGACACGTCACATGACCCAAAGGACAAGCCTGCccccaccaccgccgccgccgccttgCCTGAACCCGCTGACACAACCACCTGggccacag AGGACTCATCTCTCAGTGACTTCGCCCCACCTCCAgtgtttgatgacatcacttTGTGTGCAAGCGACGAGTCAACAGAACAG AACATGGACCGGGTCTACTCTCTGCTCCAAAGTTTCCCAGAAGGCCGAGCTGCAGACGCCGATGTTCCCAAGAACCCGTACGATAGAGAGGCCGTCTTTCAGCCAGCAAGCCCCGCCCACCTGAGTGTGTGTCAACGGCTGCGCAAAGTCATCGAGGAACTGGTCGACACCGAGAAGTCGTACGTCAAG gacCTGGTGTGTTTGCTTGAACTTTACTTGACTCCACTGCAGAATGAGACGTTCCTCAGTAAAGAAGAG ATGGAGGCACTGTTTGGCAGTTTGCCTGAGATGTTGGACTTTCAGAGAGTTTTTCTTCAGACGTTGGAGGAAAAAATCATGTCATGTCCGAACTTTAGTCGCCTGGAAAAACCCGAACACTTCAAG AAACTCCTCTTCTCATTGGGCGGATCGTTCCTTTATTACGCCGACCACTTCAAACTCTACAGCGGCTTCTGTGCCAATCACATCAAAGTCCAGAAGGTTCTGGAACGAG CAAAAACTGACGATGACTTCAAACGCTTCCTGGAGATGAGAAATCCGACCAATCAGCACTCAACGTGTCTGGAGTCGTTTCTGATCAAACCTGTTCAAAGAGTTCTCAAGTATCCACTGTTATTGAGAGAACTGATGGTTCTGACCCAACGGGAGAGTCCAGAACACACTCACctgacag AGGCTCTGAGAGCGATGGAGAAGGTGGCGACTCACATCAACGAGATGCAGAAGATCTACGAGGACTTTGGCTGCGTGTTTGAGCAGCTAGCTGCGGAGCAGAGCGGCCGCGACAAACAG GTGAGCGACATCTCGATGGGCGAGTTCCTGGTCCGTTCTTCGGCGGTGTGGTTGAACCCTCTGCCCTCTCTTGGTCGCATGAGGAAAGAGCCAGAACTCACGTTGTTTG TGTTCAAACGAGCCGTCATCCTGGTTTATCGAGAGAACAGCAAactgaagaggaggatgaag AACGCCGTCCGCTCAGCTGATCCGGATCCCCTCAAGTTCTGCTGGTTAATCCCACCGTCAGCGGTCCAGGTCAGACCGGCCAAAACCACAG GTTCagagagcgcgtgtgtgtgggagctggttcacagcaggtcagaggtcaagggACATCCAGAGACAGTGTTTCAGCTCCGCAGCAG TGGTCTGGAGTCGAAGGCGTCCGTCCTGCGTTCGCTGCGTTCCGTCCTCAGAGAGCGAGCGTGCGACGGCTCCCTGAGGAGTACCAGGCTGTCCACggctgagaggaggagacaaCAGAGGAGTCGCGTCCACGCCCACAGGGCGACTCGTCCACTGGAGGACAGGTGCATGGTGGGAGAGACGCGCTCGGAACCGCTGCTGCCCAGTCACGCCACGTGTAACGTAGCGGGGAAGAGAAGCAGACTCTGctcgctgacctctgacctggagGCTCAGCTGCAGAAGCTGAACTTCaccgaggaggaggtggagccagGAGCACCCAATCACAGCGACGGCCACAAGGTGGCGGAGAAGAGGCGGAGTTCCAGTCTGCAGCGAGGAGATGCCAAAGACGCCAGCAGTGAGAGACACTTCAGAGTGACGTCTGTCCACGC ATCCACAGAGTGA
- the LOC122762553 gene encoding rho guanine nucleotide exchange factor TIAM2-like isoform X1, with amino-acid sequence MGNADSQSTVVAAAPPSCSFRFSSKGDEVPSARSWWRSNQACGRSHGGRSLKQTPHRNSRGSGRSTLGHVDSGAEGSGVCGERTCQQGGGSPKVLLSKDGSTRVEFTNSRVVAMEPEGFTSITTTAATAAVPDPSLRTSKGSLLSSDGSWYDSPWGGSAELVDNVIVCGRSADPSSGYATYASHHSENTAASDGTYTTIFSARVENISPGFNSTPLFPTADTDTAGYTTCSSGRTEDSGIGDSLILPPDLMDLNLISLPAALMDISVYSSHNALPAFPTVPDTPHTSFPSTACLDDVIQEEQDAGGASGQRYSSLTLPCRRSEPICSTTTRNNRKDFLKSRIQQLSDWTGSLSRKKRRIQEPYGGESTDVFTNRLTGGLVSSGAVWSSDQLHTMNYVPVVNPSSDDQRQNIYENFMQELETSCGGPANHTEPSEGEEEDEEEIDGEVKLGGGEQLDLLLEKEQGVVRRAGWLSFKALITISKDGKLELVARHKWRTYWVTLKGCTLLFHETYGRGDGGEHKRSPHYALLAEDSIVQAVPEHPKKEHVFCLSNSYGDVYLFQATNQTDLENWVTAVHSASATLLARQQGKEDTLRLLRVQSRSLLHKIDMDGKMKKMAELQLSVIKEHKNRKAVESQIQQWDQNLEKLNLDLFRLRCYLSSLQGGELPNPKSLLAVVSRASKSTLGRLGVFSVSSFHALVCSRDEEVLRRRRRSLSGGNSKRRSLLSSLKTLDKHNLNTTSTSSQVRDEPSVSVLDVFSLLLSRPDAQDFGLAVTGHVDGVGKSRVYVSEVDPRGLAALEGLRVGDQVLAVNGASVSALDLHLLQNLFTHQRLHLLLRRDTSHDPKDKPAPTTAAAALPEPADTTTWATEDSSLSDFAPPPVFDDITLCASDESTEQNMDRVYSLLQSFPEGRAADADVPKNPYDREAVFQPASPAHLSVCQRLRKVIEELVDTEKSYVKDLVCLLELYLTPLQNETFLSKEEMEALFGSLPEMLDFQRVFLQTLEEKIMSCPNFSRLEKPEHFKKLLFSLGGSFLYYADHFKLYSGFCANHIKVQKVLERAKTDDDFKRFLEMRNPTNQHSTCLESFLIKPVQRVLKYPLLLRELMVLTQRESPEHTHLTEALRAMEKVATHINEMQKIYEDFGCVFEQLAAEQSGRDKQVSDISMGEFLVRSSAVWLNPLPSLGRMRKEPELTLFVFKRAVILVYRENSKLKRRMKNAVRSADPDPLKFCWLIPPSAVQVRPAKTTGSESACVWELVHSRSEVKGHPETVFQLRSSGLESKASVLRSLRSVLRERACDGSLRSTRLSTAERRRQQRSRVHAHRATRPLEDRCMVGETRSEPLLPSHATCNVAGKRSRLCSLTSDLEAQLQKLNFTEEEVEPGAPNHSDGHKVAEKRRSSSLQRGDAKDASSERHFRVTSVHASTE; translated from the exons ATGGGAAATGCAGACAGTCAAAGCACTGTCGTCGCAGCGGCCCCACCCTCCTGCTCATTCAGGTTCTCTTCCAAGGGGGACGAGGTTCCTTCTGCTCGCAGCTGGTGGAGGAGCAACCAGGCGTGCGGCAGGAGCCATGGGGGGAGGAGCCTCAAGCAGACTCCTCACAGGAACAGCAGGGGGAGCGGCAGGAGCACATTGGGGCACGTGGACAGCGGTGCAGAAGGTTCCGGTGTCTGTGGCGAGCGGACGTGTCAGCAGGGTGGTGGCAGCCCCAAAGTGCTACTCAGCAAAGATGGAAGCACGAGGGTGGAGTTCACCAACAGCAGGGTCGTTGCCATGGAGCCTGAGGGTTTCACCTCCATCACCACCACTGCTGCAACCGCTGCAGTCCCAGATCCCTCGCTCCGCACCAGTAAAGGGAGCTTGCTCAGCTCTGATGGCTCCTGGTACGACTCACCATGGGGGGGCAGTGCTGAGCTCGTTGACAATGTGATTGTCTGCGGGCGGAGTGCGGATCCCAGCAGCGGCTACGCCACATACGCCTCCCATCACTCAGAAAACACTGCCGCCAGCGACGGCACCTACACCACAATCTTCTCAGCTCGGGTGGAGAACATCTCACCCGGATTTAACTCCACCCCCCTCTTTCccactgcagacacagacactgcagGTTACACCACCTGTTCCTCTGGTCGGACCGAGGACAGTGGCATCGGAGACTCTCTGATCCTGCCGCCAGACTTGATGGATTTAAACCTGATTTCATTACCTGCTGCATTGATGGACATCAGTGTTTACAGCAGCCACAACGCGCTGCCCGCCTTCCCTACGGTTCCTGACACCCCCCACACCTCCTTCCCCTCCACTGCATGTTTAGATGATGTCAttcaggaggagcaggatgCGGGTGGAGCTTCGGGGCAGCGTTACTCCTCGCTCACTCTGCCGTGCCGCAGGTCTGAGCCCATCTGCAGCACTACCACCAGGAACAACCGCAAAGACTTCTTGAAGAGTCGAATCCAACAACTGAGTGACTGGACAGGAAGTCTGAGCAGAAAGAAGAGGCGGATCCAG GAGCCTTATGGCGGGGAGTCCACCGATGTTTTCACCAACAGGCTGACCGGGGGGCTGGTCAGCAGTGGCGCAGTGTGGTCATCTGACCAACTTCACACCATGAACTACGTCCCTGTCGTAAACCCGAGCAGTGACGATCAGCGGCAGAACATCTACGAGAACTTCATGCAGGAGTTGGAGACGAGCTGTGGTGGACCAGCTAACCACACTGAGCCttcagagggggaggaggaggatgaagaggagatAGATGGTGAAGTGAAGTTAGGTGGAGGAGAGCAGCTGGACCTCCTGCTGGAGAAGGAGCAGGGTGTGGTGCGACGGGCCGGCTGGCTCTCCTTCAAAGCACTCATCACCATCAGCAAGGACGGAAAACTAGAGCTGGTCGCCCGCCACAAGTGGAGGACTTACTGGGTCACACTGAAAG GTTGTACTCTGCTCTTTCATGAAACGTACGGGAGGGGCGACGGCGGTGAACACAAACGTTCTCCTCACTACGCCCTGCTGGCTGAAGACAGCATCGTCCAGGCTGTCCCCGAACATCCCAAGAAAGAACACGTCTTCTGTCTGAGCAACTCATACGGAGACGTTTACCTGTTTCAG gcGACCAACCAGACAGACCTGGAGAACTGGGTGACCGCCGTCCACTCGGCCAGCGCCACCCTGCTGGCGAGACAACAGGGCAAAGAGGACACGCTGCGTCTCCTGCGCGTCCAGAGCCGCTCGCTGCTGCACAAGATCGACATGGACgggaagatgaagaagatggcGGAGCTGCAGCTGTCCGTCATCAAGGAACACAAGAACAGGAAGGCCGTGGAGAGCCAG ATCCAGCAGTGGGACCAAAACTTGGAGAAATTGAACCTGGATCTGTTCAGACTCAGGTGTTACCTGTCCAGCCTGCAGGGTGGTGAACTTCCCAACCCTAAGAGCCTCCTTGCCGTCGTCAGCCGTGCCTCCAAGAGCACGCTAGGACGTCTGGGCGTCTTCTCTGTGTCCTCGTTTCACGCACTG GTGTGCAGCAGAGACGAGGAGGtgctgcggcggcggcggcgctcCCTGTCAGGAGGAAACAGCAAGAGGCGGAGCCTGCTGTCCTCACTGAAGACTCTGGACAAACACAACCTGaacacaacatcaacatcatctcAG GTGCGGGACGAGCCGTCCGTCTCCGTCCTCGATGtcttctctctgcttctgtctcGACCTGACGCTCAGGACTtcg GGCTGGCGGTGACGGGTCACGTGGACGGTGTCGGGAAGAGTCGCGTCTACGTCAGTGAGGTGGACCCGCGAGGACTCGCGGCCTTAGAAG GCCTCAGGGTCGGAGACCAGGTTCTGGCAGTGAACGGGGCCTCTGTGTCTGCACTGGACCTGCACCTGCTGCAGAATCTGTTCACCCACCAGAGGCTCCACCTACTTCTGAGGAGAGACACGTCACATGACCCAAAGGACAAGCCTGCccccaccaccgccgccgccgccttgCCTGAACCCGCTGACACAACCACCTGggccacag AGGACTCATCTCTCAGTGACTTCGCCCCACCTCCAgtgtttgatgacatcacttTGTGTGCAAGCGACGAGTCAACAGAACAG AACATGGACCGGGTCTACTCTCTGCTCCAAAGTTTCCCAGAAGGCCGAGCTGCAGACGCCGATGTTCCCAAGAACCCGTACGATAGAGAGGCCGTCTTTCAGCCAGCAAGCCCCGCCCACCTGAGTGTGTGTCAACGGCTGCGCAAAGTCATCGAGGAACTGGTCGACACCGAGAAGTCGTACGTCAAG gacCTGGTGTGTTTGCTTGAACTTTACTTGACTCCACTGCAGAATGAGACGTTCCTCAGTAAAGAAGAG ATGGAGGCACTGTTTGGCAGTTTGCCTGAGATGTTGGACTTTCAGAGAGTTTTTCTTCAGACGTTGGAGGAAAAAATCATGTCATGTCCGAACTTTAGTCGCCTGGAAAAACCCGAACACTTCAAG AAACTCCTCTTCTCATTGGGCGGATCGTTCCTTTATTACGCCGACCACTTCAAACTCTACAGCGGCTTCTGTGCCAATCACATCAAAGTCCAGAAGGTTCTGGAACGAG CAAAAACTGACGATGACTTCAAACGCTTCCTGGAGATGAGAAATCCGACCAATCAGCACTCAACGTGTCTGGAGTCGTTTCTGATCAAACCTGTTCAAAGAGTTCTCAAGTATCCACTGTTATTGAGAGAACTGATGGTTCTGACCCAACGGGAGAGTCCAGAACACACTCACctgacag AGGCTCTGAGAGCGATGGAGAAGGTGGCGACTCACATCAACGAGATGCAGAAGATCTACGAGGACTTTGGCTGCGTGTTTGAGCAGCTAGCTGCGGAGCAGAGCGGCCGCGACAAACAG GTGAGCGACATCTCGATGGGCGAGTTCCTGGTCCGTTCTTCGGCGGTGTGGTTGAACCCTCTGCCCTCTCTTGGTCGCATGAGGAAAGAGCCAGAACTCACGTTGTTTG TGTTCAAACGAGCCGTCATCCTGGTTTATCGAGAGAACAGCAAactgaagaggaggatgaag AACGCCGTCCGCTCAGCTGATCCGGATCCCCTCAAGTTCTGCTGGTTAATCCCACCGTCAGCGGTCCAGGTCAGACCGGCCAAAACCACAG GTTCagagagcgcgtgtgtgtgggagctggttcacagcaggtcagaggtcaagggACATCCAGAGACAGTGTTTCAGCTCCGCAGCAG TGGTCTGGAGTCGAAGGCGTCCGTCCTGCGTTCGCTGCGTTCCGTCCTCAGAGAGCGAGCGTGCGACGGCTCCCTGAGGAGTACCAGGCTGTCCACggctgagaggaggagacaaCAGAGGAGTCGCGTCCACGCCCACAGGGCGACTCGTCCACTGGAGGACAGGTGCATGGTGGGAGAGACGCGCTCGGAACCGCTGCTGCCCAGTCACGCCACGTGTAACGTAGCGGGGAAGAGAAGCAGACTCTGctcgctgacctctgacctggagGCTCAGCTGCAGAAGCTGAACTTCaccgaggaggaggtggagccagGAGCACCCAATCACAGCGACGGCCACAAGGTGGCGGAGAAGAGGCGGAGTTCCAGTCTGCAGCGAGGAGATGCCAAAGACGCCAGCAGTGAGAGACACTTCAGAGTGACGTCTGTCCACGCATCCACAGAGTGA
- the e2f6 gene encoding transcription factor E2F3, translating into MNVSMFKCIVSACPNRTRPVNRIIHRPPKRFFNFPKDPATVKVWLAALRELDKHDGTEQHVICEDHFLPEDISNNKVKKDAIPIMPPYLDAPLGLMSPWRAETSEEEEEEEEEEWTTGGCGDDDEGGDHPQQGSGAGPENPPAAQNSSAESQEKQSTADDRYSRYDMSWTTLTRRFLEMLQTAPDGSLDVWNAAESLQTCKQRVSDLTNILVSFKLLQRDASNTVKWTGKVPISSLLQNREQKIQRELKKLKQVEDTLDGLIKSCAQQLFDMTDDVDSSASAYVTHHDISQLRVLQEQTLVIIRAPEETKLEVPAPTEDSVQIHLKAGRGPIMIMTCEVGSGEAVTFDPGQTGSGFFLTLEESRVRTTSLHKEC; encoded by the exons ATGAACGTCAGCATGTTTAAATGCATCGTCTCTGCGTGTCCGAACCGCACCAGGCCGGTGAACCGGATCATACACCGACCACCGAAGAGGTTTTTCAACTTCCCCAAAGACCCGGCGACAGTGAAG GTGTGGTTGGCGGCTCTGAGGGAGCTGGACAAACACGACGGGACAGAGCAGCACGTCATCTGTGAGGACCACTTCCTGCCAGAGGACATCTCTAACAACAAGGTCAAGAAAGACGCCATTCCCATCATGCCCCCGTACCTGGACGCCCCGCTGGGCCTCATGAGTCCCTGGAGAGCTGAGAcctcggaggaggaggaggaggaggaggaggaggagtggaccACTGGAGGctgtggagatgatgatgaaggtggaGATCATCCACAGCAG GGTTCTGGAGCAGGTCCAGAGAATCCTCCAGCAGCTCAGAACAG TTCTGCGGAGTCACAGGAAAAACAGTCGACTGCAGATGACAGATATTCAAGATATG acatgTCTTGGACGACGCTGACTCGGCGTTTCCTGGAGATGCTGCAGACCGCTCCTGATGGTTCACTGGACGTTTGGAATGCAGCTGAGAGTCTTCAGACCTGtaaacagagagtcagtgaccTGACCAACATCCTGGTCAGCTTCAAACTGCTCCAGAGGGATGCGTCCAACACGGTCAAGTGGAC AGGGAAGGTTCCGATCTCCAGCCTCCTTCAGAACAGAGAGCAGAAGATCCAGAGAGAGCTGAAGAAGCTGAAGCAGGTGGAGGACACGCTGGACGGTCTCATCAAAAGCTGCGCTCAGCAACTCTTTGACATGACGGACGACGTGGACAGCTCTGC GTCAGCGTACGTGACTCACCACGATATCAGTCAACTCCGAGTCCTGCAGGAACAGACGCTTGTCATCATCAGAGCTCCAGAGGAAACTAAACTGGAGGTTCCTGCTCCcacagag GACAGTGTTCAGATCCACCTGAAGGCAGGACGGGGGCCCATCATGATTATGACCTGTGAGGTTGGGTCAGGTGaagctgtgacctttgaccctggacagacaggaagtggcttCTTCTTGACGCTGGAGGAGAGTCGGGTCAGGACGACATCACTGCACAAAG aatgTTGA